A genomic region of Nitrospirota bacterium contains the following coding sequences:
- a CDS encoding tetratricopeptide repeat protein: protein MHRIQGAEDRVQKKNIEDTKIRRWDDKKSQLLIFSTSQLLMLCLLFTVYCLLFTGCVTTPSVEKIQMAQVHYKLGLAYLTEDRIQEAFVEFQKSIALNPEDKESLNALGLIYTKLEKYSDAISSYRKAIMVDSKFSEAHNNLGVTYTKLEQWDEAIKSFQLALKNPLYATPDTAYSNMGLALYKKGEYLKAMESTKEALKRSPNFHYPLYVLGLIYVKLDKNKDAIGVFSKAVTIDPHYIEAHWELANAYLREGDKKRAIEHFRKVAESGIQEKSKEALKYIEILK, encoded by the coding sequence ATGCACAGAATACAGGGTGCAGAAGACAGAGTGCAGAAGAAAAATATAGAAGATACGAAGATAAGAAGATGGGACGATAAGAAATCTCAACTTCTTATCTTCTCAACCTCTCAACTTCTCATGCTCTGTTTACTGTTTACTGTTTACTGTTTACTGTTTACTGGATGTGTCACAACCCCGAGTGTAGAGAAGATACAGATGGCTCAGGTTCATTATAAGTTAGGGCTCGCATATCTCACAGAAGACAGGATACAGGAAGCCTTTGTTGAGTTTCAGAAGTCCATAGCATTAAACCCCGAAGACAAAGAATCCCTCAACGCCCTCGGCCTCATTTATACAAAGCTCGAAAAATATAGTGACGCCATCTCTTCCTATAGGAAAGCTATAATGGTTGACTCCAAATTTTCAGAAGCACACAACAACCTCGGTGTCACATATACGAAGCTTGAACAATGGGACGAGGCAATAAAGTCATTTCAGCTTGCCCTGAAAAACCCCCTCTATGCAACGCCAGACACTGCCTATTCCAATATGGGTCTTGCCCTTTATAAAAAAGGGGAATATCTTAAAGCCATGGAATCCACTAAAGAAGCGCTTAAAAGGTCTCCGAATTTCCATTATCCTCTCTATGTACTCGGCCTTATTTATGTAAAGTTAGACAAAAATAAAGATGCCATAGGAGTGTTCTCAAAAGCAGTCACAATAGACCCGCACTATATAGAAGCCCACTGGGAACTTGCCAATGCATACCTCAGAGAAGGGGATAAAAAAAGAGCCATCGAACATTTCAGAAAAGTAGCAGAGAGCGGCATCCAGGAGAAAAGCAAAGAGGCATTAAAATATATAGAAATACTGAAATGA
- a CDS encoding helix-turn-helix domain-containing protein: MDTPGKILKAEREKRSLSLKEISANLKVSQAYLRALEEEKYEQIPGEVFVKGYLRLYSRFLGLDGDYILSLLPDETKPMEIEEKPPRDEKKPLSHSWHLYLIILIISTIAVVSLFFFTTQISKYETPPPVIEQPAQPRIETTTPELIQPEQEQSKQPPAKLSLKITAIEDTWLLVSPDGQKPSDVILMAGESAEWEAIEGFSIKIGNAGGVKLYFNGKDLGPIGSKGEVVTLKLPGHQR; the protein is encoded by the coding sequence ATGGATACGCCAGGGAAAATCCTGAAGGCAGAGAGGGAAAAAAGGTCTTTATCTTTAAAGGAGATTTCTGCAAATTTAAAAGTAAGTCAGGCCTACCTGAGGGCTCTTGAGGAAGAAAAATACGAACAAATCCCTGGTGAGGTTTTTGTTAAAGGTTACCTCCGGCTTTATTCCAGATTCCTCGGCCTCGATGGCGATTATATCCTGAGTCTCTTACCAGATGAGACCAAACCCATGGAGATAGAGGAAAAACCACCCCGGGATGAAAAAAAGCCCCTGTCACACTCATGGCATCTATATTTAATAATTTTAATCATCTCAACCATTGCCGTCGTATCGCTTTTCTTCTTCACAACGCAGATTAGCAAGTACGAAACACCTCCACCTGTTATTGAGCAGCCAGCGCAGCCCCGGATAGAAACTACAACTCCAGAATTGATTCAGCCTGAACAGGAACAATCAAAGCAGCCTCCTGCCAAACTTTCTCTTAAGATAACGGCAATTGAAGATACATGGCTATTAGTAAGCCCGGACGGGCAAAAGCCATCAGATGTCATTCTCATGGCCGGCGAGAGTGCTGAATGGGAGGCCATAGAAGGTTTTTCAATTAAAATAGGAAATGCCGGAGGCGTAAAGCTTTATTTCAATGGTAAAGATTTGGGCCCAATTGGTTCAAAAGGTGAAGTTGTAACACTGAAATTACCAGGGCACCAACGATAA
- a CDS encoding cytidine deaminase, which produces MRLIRMAEKAMGNAIAPYSKFKVGVAIIAKNGKIYSGCNIENASLALSVCAERVAILNALSNGERSFKAMAIVANDRDYCYPCGACRQLLWDFAKNLEIYLKSEMGVKKFTIKEFLPYAFSKDFA; this is translated from the coding sequence ATGAGACTCATTCGCATGGCAGAAAAGGCCATGGGGAATGCCATTGCCCCTTACTCTAAGTTTAAAGTAGGGGTAGCCATCATTGCAAAAAACGGGAAAATTTATTCGGGCTGCAATATAGAAAATGCCTCGCTGGCTCTGAGTGTATGCGCAGAGCGGGTCGCAATACTCAATGCCCTCTCTAATGGTGAGCGTTCCTTTAAGGCTATGGCTATTGTAGCTAATGACAGAGATTATTGCTATCCATGCGGTGCATGCAGACAATTATTGTGGGATTTTGCTAAAAACCTTGAAATATACCTTAAGAGTGAAATGGGTGTCAAAAAATTTACCATAAAAGAATTCTTACCGTATGCGTTTAGCAAGGATTTTGCATGA
- a CDS encoding HU family DNA-binding protein, which produces MTKAELIDKVAKDAGISKASGAKAIDSIVEGVTKALKKGDKVTLVGFGTFSSVKRKARKGRNPRTGAEIKIPATRAPKFTAGKALKTAVK; this is translated from the coding sequence ATGACAAAAGCCGAACTCATCGACAAGGTGGCAAAGGATGCGGGAATATCCAAAGCTTCCGGAGCAAAGGCAATCGACTCTATCGTCGAGGGCGTAACAAAGGCCCTTAAAAAGGGCGATAAAGTGACCCTCGTTGGATTTGGCACTTTTTCTTCGGTAAAAAGAAAAGCCAGAAAAGGCCGCAATCCAAGGACAGGGGCTGAGATTAAGATTCCTGCTACGAGAGCCCCGAAATTCACAGCCGGCAAAGCCCTGAAGACTGCTGTAAAGTAA
- a CDS encoding TIGR00282 family metallophosphoesterase, whose product MKVKVLFVGDIVGEAGRKALKEGLGRVVERFKIDFVIANGENAAGGFGITQKVAEEVFSLGVHILTSGNHIWDKKEVLSYIVRENRLLRPANYPPDVPGYGSLVLNASSGEKVAVLNLSGRVFMSQMDCPFQVARREIPKLKAETNIVIVDFHAEATSEKAAFGWFLDGEVSAVIGTHTHVQTADEQIFPKGTAFITDVGMTGPLNSIIGIKKEQIINKFLTQMPARFEIAKGPSILSGVVIEIDSKTGMSTGIQRLQIRYS is encoded by the coding sequence ATAAAGGTGAAAGTTTTATTTGTAGGTGACATAGTAGGAGAGGCTGGCAGAAAGGCATTGAAGGAAGGTCTTGGGCGTGTGGTCGAACGCTTTAAGATAGACTTCGTGATTGCCAATGGTGAGAATGCAGCCGGCGGTTTTGGTATAACCCAGAAAGTAGCTGAAGAGGTTTTTTCTCTCGGAGTCCATATCCTTACATCAGGAAACCACATCTGGGATAAAAAGGAGGTTCTTTCCTATATTGTAAGAGAAAACAGGCTATTAAGACCTGCTAATTATCCTCCAGATGTCCCTGGCTATGGGAGTCTTGTTCTTAATGCCTCCTCAGGAGAAAAGGTTGCTGTCCTCAATCTCTCAGGCAGGGTATTCATGAGCCAGATGGACTGCCCTTTTCAGGTTGCGAGGAGGGAGATACCAAAACTCAAAGCAGAGACCAATATAGTTATTGTTGATTTCCATGCCGAGGCTACCTCTGAAAAGGCTGCCTTTGGTTGGTTTTTAGACGGAGAGGTGAGCGCAGTCATAGGTACACATACTCATGTCCAGACCGCTGATGAGCAGATATTCCCAAAGGGTACTGCTTTTATAACGGATGTTGGCATGACCGGGCCTCTGAATTCAATAATAGGAATTAAAAAAGAGCAGATAATAAATAAATTTCTTACACAGATGCCTGCACGTTTTGAGATCGCCAAAGGCCCATCTATTCTTTCTGGCGTTGTTATAGAAATAGATTCAAAAACAGGAATGTCCACCGGGATTCAGCGATTACAGATAAGATATTCTTAG